One Jeotgalibaca porci genomic region harbors:
- a CDS encoding zinc ribbon domain-containing protein — protein MKQKCPNCSIGTNMGDKFCENCGHQLVQQTKRAKKPIVLGALIITLILITVFIGTNVLGSIKGEWVIDGNKGNLITLTIPNKKELTVSSLDSKTGSTITIFYEFEKPQSADEPYEVSTPKRAEIYMPIQSSEDMTYFSDRGFTVEREKENYLIYANEPEAIAYLADMERKMSFYVVENMLEIIYATGDQAEFVLAVPPGSTAIDYITLFDAVIDELKATENSADSSTTELLLEIKQLQPDSKLFIHYSKLNEQNAKYLQAIKNKDKNKLQQITENISELPLARIGGLYQNYRDKNERIIALIDQAVQLEQAIQAAQTALDEGDYIGADKHLDVRSEHVGAVEAYFPETLKSLRTLQEAIATEKYKNITLEDFYGLWTNYSAVSNSEDRMGKPLIYLSSELVISAINHGELNAARFISAEVNGKVATITAQPLHGYEPADFEPYTFDMTLEESPDQKVVVFANDPTLEFYYQENAGEFTEDYEMLEEKGKSASNHYQLRENDLALLETNPARYMLGKRTTDYVADSKIIYSFLEKNPDTNLPGIGELWYYRETDTGDGNPQTKAIQWLIQAITYADDIITVKATEYLSDTPIYFYYTYTGNGSLGVYNDDTQQITAIVTFE, from the coding sequence TTGAAACAAAAATGTCCGAATTGTTCTATAGGTACGAACATGGGAGATAAGTTTTGTGAAAATTGCGGCCACCAGCTGGTTCAGCAAACAAAACGCGCAAAGAAACCAATCGTTTTGGGTGCGCTCATTATCACGCTTATTCTGATCACTGTTTTCATTGGAACGAATGTTTTGGGATCCATTAAAGGCGAATGGGTGATTGATGGAAATAAAGGTAATTTAATTACTCTAACCATTCCCAATAAAAAAGAATTAACAGTCAGTTCTTTGGATTCAAAAACAGGTTCAACAATCACTATTTTCTACGAATTCGAAAAACCGCAATCGGCAGATGAGCCATACGAAGTAAGTACACCCAAAAGAGCTGAAATATATATGCCTATCCAATCGTCAGAAGATATGACGTACTTTTCAGACCGCGGCTTTACAGTTGAAAGAGAGAAAGAGAATTACCTCATTTATGCCAATGAACCAGAGGCCATTGCTTATTTAGCTGATATGGAACGTAAGATGTCCTTCTATGTGGTTGAAAACATGCTAGAAATCATTTATGCGACTGGCGATCAGGCAGAATTTGTCCTAGCAGTACCCCCTGGATCCACAGCAATAGACTATATCACTTTATTTGACGCTGTGATTGATGAACTCAAAGCAACAGAAAATAGTGCTGATTCATCCACAACAGAGCTATTATTAGAAATTAAACAGTTACAACCCGATTCGAAATTATTCATCCATTATTCAAAATTAAATGAACAAAACGCTAAATACTTACAAGCAATTAAAAATAAAGACAAAAATAAACTTCAACAAATCACCGAAAACATTTCCGAATTACCATTGGCCCGTATCGGTGGACTCTATCAGAATTACCGCGATAAAAATGAAAGAATTATTGCCCTGATTGATCAGGCGGTGCAACTGGAACAAGCCATCCAAGCAGCCCAAACAGCGCTCGACGAAGGAGATTATATCGGCGCCGATAAACACCTGGATGTGAGAAGCGAACACGTTGGGGCGGTAGAAGCCTACTTTCCAGAAACGCTGAAAAGTTTGAGAACTTTGCAAGAAGCCATCGCAACTGAAAAATACAAGAACATCACACTTGAAGATTTCTATGGCCTATGGACGAACTATTCAGCCGTTTCAAACTCCGAAGACCGGATGGGTAAACCCTTAATTTATCTGAGTAGCGAACTGGTAATTTCGGCCATTAATCATGGCGAGCTGAATGCTGCGCGTTTTATTTCAGCGGAAGTGAACGGCAAAGTGGCGACTATTACAGCCCAACCGCTACATGGGTATGAACCGGCGGATTTCGAACCTTACACGTTTGATATGACCTTGGAAGAGTCACCAGACCAGAAAGTCGTTGTATTCGCAAATGATCCAACGCTTGAATTTTACTATCAAGAAAATGCCGGTGAATTTACCGAGGACTATGAAATGCTCGAAGAAAAAGGGAAATCTGCATCCAACCATTACCAACTGCGCGAGAACGATTTAGCCTTGTTAGAAACCAATCCTGCTCGTTATATGCTTGGTAAGCGGACGACAGATTATGTAGCAGACTCAAAAATTATTTATAGTTTTCTCGAGAAAAATCCCGACACGAACCTTCCAGGGATTGGGGAGCTGTGGTATTACCGCGAAACAGACACGGGTGACGGCAATCCGCAAACAAAAGCCATTCAATGGTTGATTCAAGCCATCACTTACGCAGATGATATCATTACCGTAAAAGCCACTGAATACCTATCCGATACGCCCATCTATTTCTACTATACATACACAGGTAATGGCAGTCTCGGTGTTTACAATGATGACACGCAGCAAATAACTGCCATTGTAACATTTGAATAG
- a CDS encoding zinc ribbon domain-containing protein — translation MIICPNCQAEIKEGNKFCTECGTPLTEQAANQKAQAPTSQITITAPNIDLTNVKERMGNYWQYLLQSAVNPSSSFANSKALMGWIQIAVLSLLTTLTLAVFLNDTYMYLSFIDFIKVFVVQTVATLCPILIGYLVVRFIKKNPITFGQVTAQLGGLLSLNVFIWALVFVFSLLSPFGLMDIILLLIGLTGIINVAAFNVYLYSTENHSKVDSFITTIMGNIGYLILVMIIGRILLGMFIKDFSGINIFEELMYEFF, via the coding sequence ATGATTATTTGTCCAAACTGTCAAGCTGAAATAAAAGAAGGTAACAAATTCTGTACGGAATGTGGGACACCTTTAACAGAACAAGCCGCTAATCAAAAAGCACAAGCGCCCACAAGTCAGATCACGATTACCGCACCTAATATCGACTTAACAAATGTTAAAGAGCGAATGGGCAACTACTGGCAATACCTTCTGCAATCAGCAGTGAATCCGAGCTCTAGTTTTGCCAACAGCAAAGCGCTGATGGGGTGGATTCAAATCGCCGTTCTATCATTGTTGACGACGCTGACTCTGGCTGTTTTCCTAAATGACACATATATGTACCTCAGTTTTATTGATTTCATAAAAGTATTCGTGGTTCAAACAGTAGCGACCCTGTGTCCCATTTTAATTGGCTACCTCGTGGTCCGTTTTATCAAAAAGAACCCGATCACGTTTGGCCAAGTAACGGCACAGTTAGGCGGACTTTTATCCTTAAATGTGTTCATTTGGGCGTTGGTTTTCGTATTTAGCTTACTATCGCCATTTGGACTAATGGATATTATTCTCCTGTTAATTGGTTTAACCGGAATTATCAACGTTGCAGCGTTCAACGTGTACCTTTACAGCACTGAAAATCATAGCAAAGTCGATTCTTTCATTACGACTATTATGGGAAATATAGGCTATTTAATCCTAGTGATGATTATCGGACGTATTCTCCTAGGTATGTTTATCAAAGATTTTAGTGGGATTAATATCTTTGAAGAACTCATGTACGAATTTTTTTAG
- a CDS encoding zinc ribbon domain-containing protein translates to MKFCPNCGTENEKDTRFCSECGHDFNGVVEEKRTKKTVTLNKPALTKTQKIIAGATLIVLLVAFGGFKMGEKAYSKENQVNHYIEVLASGDASKIAKIVVSHDPHFKITKESVTPYANYLTENKSYVSALGGSLRQDSLWVSDEIYLEQNGKTMLFFDKYDLVLNPVYFNVSVNIADAAIHVNGEEVFVSNVDSFRTEVGPYAPGIFAVDAAAEINGYEFANKTDITVLHNEGTEVYLPIEGVEFSVTSNQDTPDVYLGGEKIGTLTDSYGEFGPISWSEDLILELGIDFPSGVMKSEAITLDDFERDYYLYFANDFGDQTVVDQLFGPLTRKIVSMSEGDGEDLDEEDNEELAKYLTGGKDNELYTRFTEYAEVFRGNADAQDLDWSLKITDVTQTDVHLYNVKMDFKLTTRYTSASGRDNLDEAYEYEFVVESFENSESWEGIGFTLSEIVSKVDTLNE, encoded by the coding sequence ATGAAATTTTGTCCAAATTGTGGAACAGAAAATGAAAAAGATACGCGCTTTTGTAGTGAGTGTGGGCACGACTTTAACGGCGTGGTAGAAGAAAAACGCACAAAAAAAACGGTCACATTAAACAAACCAGCTCTTACGAAAACACAAAAAATAATTGCTGGTGCTACCCTGATCGTTTTACTAGTCGCGTTCGGTGGTTTTAAAATGGGTGAAAAAGCCTATAGCAAAGAGAACCAGGTGAATCACTACATCGAAGTATTAGCATCAGGAGACGCAAGTAAGATTGCGAAAATAGTCGTTTCTCACGATCCACATTTCAAAATAACGAAAGAATCCGTTACACCCTACGCAAATTACCTGACTGAAAATAAGAGCTACGTCAGCGCGTTGGGTGGCTCGCTGAGACAAGACAGTCTCTGGGTTTCAGATGAAATCTACTTGGAGCAGAATGGCAAAACGATGCTATTTTTTGACAAATACGACCTCGTTTTGAATCCCGTTTACTTTAACGTGAGTGTGAACATTGCGGACGCAGCGATACATGTCAACGGCGAAGAGGTCTTCGTTTCAAATGTGGATAGTTTCAGGACAGAAGTGGGGCCTTACGCACCAGGAATTTTCGCAGTCGATGCGGCAGCTGAAATCAATGGCTACGAATTCGCAAATAAAACCGATATAACCGTTTTACACAATGAAGGAACGGAAGTCTACTTGCCAATTGAAGGCGTCGAGTTCAGCGTCACGAGTAATCAAGATACACCCGATGTTTACTTGGGCGGAGAAAAAATTGGAACGTTGACGGATAGTTATGGCGAATTCGGCCCCATTTCGTGGTCGGAAGATTTGATCTTGGAACTGGGAATTGATTTCCCATCTGGCGTTATGAAATCGGAAGCCATTACTCTGGATGATTTCGAGAGAGACTATTACCTCTATTTTGCAAACGACTTTGGTGATCAAACTGTTGTGGATCAATTATTCGGCCCATTGACACGAAAAATTGTCTCTATGTCTGAAGGAGACGGCGAAGATTTGGATGAAGAGGACAATGAAGAGCTGGCCAAGTATTTAACAGGTGGCAAAGACAATGAATTGTACACCCGTTTCACTGAATACGCAGAAGTGTTCCGTGGCAATGCCGATGCCCAAGACTTGGATTGGTCTTTGAAAATTACCGACGTGACACAAACAGACGTCCACCTGTACAACGTCAAAATGGACTTCAAACTAACAACACGCTATACATCAGCATCCGGACGCGATAACCTGGATGAAGCGTATGAATACGAGTTTGTTGTTGAGTCGTTTGAAAATAGTGAATCATGGGAAGGAATTGGATTTACGTTGAGTGAGATCGTTAGCAAGGTAGATACGTTAAATGAATAA